The segment GTGAAATTATTATCCAAAAAAATTACGACTTCTATACATTTGATGCGAAATATGTTGATCCGGATGCCGTAAAAATTGAAGTGCCTGCCAGGTTGGACAAGGCATCCATAAAAACCATCCGGGAAGTTTCTTTAAAAGCTTATGAAATACTACGGTGCGAAGACTTCGCCAGGGTAGATTTATTCCTTACAAAAAAAGGAAAGGTTTACGTGAACGAAATCAATACCATTCCCGGGTTTACCAATTCAAGCATGTTCCCCATGATGTGGAAAGAACGCGGCATCAGTTTTACAGAACTTATCAGCAAACTTATTACCCTTGCCATAGAGCGTTTCAATGAAAACAAACGCATTGAACGCGGGTATGAATCATCGTTAAAATTTTAACACACCACCTGCGATCATCTGAAAATGAAAGACATCATAAAAAACCATTCTTCAACCTTAGGCGGGGTCCTGCTGAGCATTGGCTTAACTTCGGCAATCGGGTTAATCCTGTTGCTCTTTTATTTTTATGTGTACCTTCCGGCTTCTACCAACCATGGCGAAACCATTACCGTACCCAGCGTGGAAGGTTTGAATATTACTGAGCTCGAAAACTTTTTAGTAAAACGAAATCTGCGCTACGAAGTAAACGACTCGTCATATACCGATGATTACCCACCGCTTACGGTGCTTCGCCAGTTTCCGGCAGCTGGCGCCAAGGTAAAAGAAAACCGGGTGATCTATATTTCGGTAAATCGTGTTACCCCACCCACGGTGCCCATGCCCAATTTGGTGGATGGCTCATTGATCAATGCGGAGGCTGTTTTACGGGGCAATGAATTAAAACGCGGACGCATCCAGCTTGTGCGTGGCCCCTTTTTAAACCTGGTGAAAGAAATGCGCTATGAAGGCGAGAAAATATTGCCCGGTACGCGTATACCAAAAGGCTCAGTAATTGACCTGGTGGTGGAAGATGGTGGCAGCAATACGGTGCCGGCACCGGATGTGCGCGGCTATACGTTGGAGGATGCCAAAATCCCCATCTTCGGCTCAAACCTTAACCTGGGCCAAATTCATGTGGTAGGCGATACCACTGGCCGCGAGGCCATTGTGGTGCTGAAACAAAAGCCACCGGCAAACCAAAATATTAAGGTGGGCGATGTCGTTGAGCTATGGGTAGGCAAAAAAGGAACACCCGTGCCTGACGATGAGGAAGATGGAACGGATGACCAGGATAATTTTTAATGACTATCGGAAAGCAATTTCTTTTTTTAATTCTCTGCTCTTTCCCTTTGGTTGCCCTGGCGCAACTGAAACGCTACCCCATTCAGCAACCTGCTAACCCGGAAGCAGCGTTTGCAAAAACCAAAAGCCTGGAACCCATGTCGCTTCCCTTTTGGGATGATTTTTCTGCACCCGCCAGCAGCGACACCCTGTGGAGCAACAAAGCAACCGTATGGATTAATACCAGCATGGCCATTGACCCACCTACTATTGGTGTGGCCACCTTCGATGGATTGAATGAAAATGGCACACCCTATAGCCCAAACCCCGACCAGACACTGGAGGTAGGGTTAACCGATAGCCTAGAGTCAAGAAGAATTAAAATGACCGAGGTTGGGCTTTTTCAGCGCAACTCCGTTTTTCTCAGTTTTTACTATCAGTGGGGTGGCCATGGCGAAACACCCGATGCCAATGATTATTTACAACTTGAATTCAGGAACCAGCAAGGCGCATGGGAAATCATCCGGACCCTACGGCCTAACCGGGCTACCGAACGGTTCGATGAATTTTACAGTGTGATCATTCGCATAAATGAAGATCGCTTTTACCATGATGATTTTCAATTCCGGTTTCGTTCGTTCGGCCGCAGGTCCGGACGTTTTGATACCTGGCACCTCGACTATGTTTACCTGAACCGGGGAAGAACGGAAACCGATCTCACCTACCCGGACAGGGCGATACGCAAAACACTCTCACCTTTATTTGAAAAATACTATGCTGTTCCTTACAAACATTTCAAACAAGAAAAAACAATTACACCTCCTGCCTATGCGGTTTACAATTTAAGTAACATCCTCACAACACTGTCTTACTTAACGTATGGAACATTCGTAAATTACTTTGATGATGACAGCGAATCTGTGTTTGAAGAAAACCTCAACGGAACCGATACATCATCCATCAGCCTTGGGTTTGGTGTTCCTCCTTTCGTGAATATTCCGGTTGATGTGGAGTACATTCCTGATCCCGACAACCATGATCATTTCGATCCCCAGGCAAAACGTGTTGAAGTTTCGTTAAAGATCAGGGTTTTTACCGGTGATGTTATTGACCTGAAAACCGGCAATCCTTCCCCCGGCTATTTACCCATTTATGAACCCATTGATTTCAGGGCTAACGATACCATACGGCAGCATTACACCTTGCACAATTACTATGCTTACGATGATGGTGTTGCTGAATATTCAGCAGGGTTGACACAACCCGGAAATATTGTGGCCTACCGTTTTACCATGCAAACCTCCGAACCAGATACCATTAATGGCGTGTATGTTCACTACCCCGTTACGTCAGGTGTTTCGGCATCCAACACTACCTTTTACATCTGGGGTGATACCAACGGTGAACCTGGTCCTCTTTTGTTGGAAGAGTTGGTTCCTGTGGAGCGCAAAACGAATAACGAGTTTATTCTTCGCGAGTTCATCCAATCGGCCCGCGTACAAGGTGTATTTTACATCGGTTGGCGCCAACCGGCAACAGGACGCGTGCAGGTTGGGCTTGATACCGGCAACGATACCGGCAACCAGATTTTTGTAAACACAACAGGTAGTTGGATACCCAATACCGATGTAAAAGGAAGCCTGATGTTACGCCCCAGGTTTGGAAAGGGTAATGTAGTAACCTCATCAGAAGGACGGCAACAACCAGAAGTCTCAATCTACCCCAATCCCAATTTTGGGGAGTTTTTTATGGAAGGTGAACCCCAGGGGTTAACTATACTCAATGCCGGGGGGCATCCGGTGGTGTTTGAAACCGAACAGCTCGACAACCGAATGCGTATTACGATTACGTATCCAATCCGTGGCCTATACCTGGTTCGTTATTTCAACGGCACTGCCTGGCAAACAAAAAAGATCGTTGTCCAGGACTAACTGTTTTCAAATCAGCATACTTTCAGTACGAAGTAAGCTCAATCGGGTTTGGGCTAAAGCAAATTGCAAAAATGATCAGGGCGATCCAACCTAAAACCTGGCGATTGCTATCCAAAGGCTCTTCAATTTCTGAAGGCGGATGTTCCACACCTGCTAATCTTCCAATGATAAAGGCAAACAGCAACCATCCCGTATAACCTTGTAAAGAAGGATCGAACCAACTTAGCATAAACTGCCCGGCAAAAACAAGAAGTGCGTACATTACTGTATCGCGCATCGGTAACTTCAGTCCGCGAAAGCAGAGGGTAAGAAAAATAACGTATGCCGGAATGTAAATAATCAAATCTTCGAACGGCATGAGTGGATGGACCAACCCTAACCCGGCATAAAAAACAAAACTGATGAAGATGATAGAAGCCACCAGTTTATGAAGCCGGAATCCGATCAGCCCATAAAGTACATGCCCACCATCTAACTGGCCTATGGGCAAAAGATTTAAAGCCGTAAAGATCAAGGCAAGGAAACCCGCAAAAAGATAGGGATAGTGCATGATCTCATGCGGGTTAGGCATACGTTCCGGATCTGCCACAAATTTTTCAAAAAATAAAAACAACAAGTTTTTACCAATAACCACATCAACAATACCCTCTTGCTGTCCATAAACTTTATCGGCATACTCTAATCCGTACTGTTCATACTCCGGATGAATCTGAAAAATGTATTCGGCAGGAGGCAGATTTGTAAATCCATAAATCAATACAATCATAGCCATTACGAATCCTGCCAACGGCCCGGCAATTCCAATATCAAAGTTTATCTTTTTTGATGTTATGCGCTCACGTAAACGGATAACAGCGCCCATGGTGCCTATAGAAAATGGAAACGGTGGCATGGGGATATAATAGGGCAAACTTGAATTTACCCGGTAATACCGGGCTGTGAAGTAATGGCCAAACTCATGCACGGTAAGAATAAGCAAAAACGGAACAGAGAAATGCATGCCCGAGAAAAAATCGGCCCAGGTAAAAGGGCCATAAACAGACTTCCCGTATGTCCATTCTGCACCGGCTATTGTAGTGGTTATAAAAGTGGCAATAAACAGAAAAACCTGGAGGATAATACGTTTGGCTTCCTTACTCATAATTCCTGAAATAATCCAACACGCGATCGGGATGTTCCACCAAAAATGTTTGTATGCCTAACGCAGCAGCGGCTTCGATGTTCTCTTTGTTATCGTCCAGGAATAAAGTTTGTTCCGGAACATAATTATTTTCGTCCAGCACCTGCGTAAATATTTGGGATTCAGGTTTACGTTTGCCTACCAGGTGCGAGTAATAGTGAACATGAAAGTAATCGTTAAGCGAGGAAAATGCGTCAACCTGCGGCAGCATTGATTGGTTCACAAAGCTGAGGTGGATGTTATTGGTATTACTCAGCACGGCCACTGAAAACCTTTTTTTTAGCCTGTCCAGCAACTGAAGTTTGGCAACAGGTAATTGAACAAGCATGGCATTCCATGCGCTATCGATTTGTTCATCAGGGGCCGAGAATGAGAAAATCCGCTGTAAAACCTGTCGAAATTCCGCATCAGTAATTTCGCCCCGTTCATAGGCATAAAACTCAGTATGCGTACGGTAAGCATGCCGAACCTGGTCGGGTCTAACGCCCGATAAATCACAAATCGACTGGATGGTTCGCTCAACGGATAAATCGATGATTACACCACCGAGATCGAAAATCAGATTTCTGGGAATCAATGGCTTGGATGAGGGTGAAATAAAGTGGGCCCAGCAGGGCACGATCCTGCGACCCCCTGATTATGAGTCAGGTGCTCTAACCAGCTGAGCTATGGGCCCCGATTTTTAAGAACGCCTTGAAAAGAGGTGCAATGATAAAGATTACCCCGAACATTAACAATGAAAATCATGGATCGGAAAGAATTACTACTTCACCACATGCAGCCAGCTTTTGCATAAGGCCTGATCGCCAATGGTAACAGTATAGTAATAAATACCGGCATCCAAATCCTTGGCCGACCAATCATACTGGTAATTGGCTGACTCAAATACTTTGCCGCCCCAGCGATTGTGAATGGTAAGGCCTACGGTAAGCCCTGCATCAGCAGGCGTTTTGCCTCCCGCCCCGTATTGGATTACAAACCTATCGTTTTGGCCGGGGGTTGATTCGGGCGTAATTACATTGGGCGCCAAAATCGTGTAGATTGGAAGCGTGACTTGCTTTTCATAAACACAAAACTCTTTTATGCCTGTCACCTTAAGGGTGTAAGCTCCATCCTGATTATAAGCATGGATAGCTTCCGGTAAATCGGTGGTGTTGCCATCACCAAAATCAATCAGGTAATTCTCATCAGCTTTTTGTTCGGTTTTATTTACTACGTAAACCTGGGACCGGCTAATGCAATCAGGCACAAGCTTATAATCGAACTGAACATCAATAAAGGGCACAACTTCTATATCAACAGTATCTTTATTAAAGCAACCATTGCTATCAGTTATGACCACAAAGTATCGTATACTTTCTTCAGGTTTAACCAACGTAGTATTTAAAGGCCCATCCTCTGTGCTCCATTGGTAACCTACGCCCCCATTCCCAGTAAGCTGATAGGATGTTCCGTAGCAAATAACATCATCCTCCTGGGCTTTTAATAAATTCCTGAAAACGCGTACGGTTTTAAAAGCTGAATCAACCCCAACGCAAGTGTTCAGATCAACAGCACGCAACTTAACCAGGTACGTTCCTTCATTTTGGTACTGATGCAAAAATGAAGTTGTGTCGGTCTTTACCAGTTTAGTACCATCACCCAAATCCCATTCATAAAATTCTCCGCCTGTACTGAAGTTCTGAAACCTGATCGTATCCGGATAACACAACACATCCAGGCCGGGCGCATCAAACGCTACTGAGTTGGTTTGGAGGCGTGCCCGCAATGAAGAAAGATCAAATTTAAAAGCAGCGTTGTTACAGTTCGCACTGTTATTGGTACGCGACCACGCTTCATCTGTAGTCGGAAAATCTGAACTTGGTAACCCGGTAGCACTAAGCGAACGGCAACCGGAACACACCGCATGGTAAACAATCCCGCTTTTATCAAACCGGCTGGTGCCACCATCAACATGGGTACGCGATATGTTTCCTCCGAGGTACGTGGCATACAAAAGTTCTGAGGCGTCAGCCGTAAGCACTATAAAATAGAAATCAGAACCGCTGGTTGTTTTTTGCAAGGCATCGTTGGTAACCGGCATTCCTGAAGTATTGGAATTCCAATACCCCAACCCGCTATTGATTAAACCACCCCAGCCCGACATATACAGGTTGTTACAATCATTGACCAAAAATGCTGTAGGTGAAATATTCGGTATGCCTATACCGGATCCGAACCTTGTAGAAAATATCAATGTATTTAATTCGCCATTAAACTTCTGCACAAACTGACCACTGTTAGCATTGCTGTACACACCTGGCGTTACCGGAAAATTTCCGTTGGTTTGTCCGTATGTATATACATCACCATTCCTGTCAAGATCAATAAAATAAACCTGGTCAAAATCCGATGTGCCCGTGAAGGTGGAATATGCAATGGAATCACCCTCAGAAGAAATTTTCATGATCCAGCCATCCACGCCTCCTGCTATTAATGATTGATACGAATTAGTCGTGGTCGGGAAATCAGCGCTAGACGTTCCGCCACCCAGGTAAATCGCGAAGGCACTATCGAACTTGATCGTATGTGATGCATCAAAATTATTTCCGCCTACAAAAGCAGACCAGATAATCTGCGTAAGCATAGCATCCATTTTCACCACAACCGCATCACTTCCTCCACCCCGATAGGTTGTACTGAAACTATTCACACCCGGAAAGTCTGGTGAGTTTGTAACGGAGCTGATGTAGATGTTTCCCAGGGTATCGGTAATCACATCGCCCCGCATTTCATCTCCATAGTTTCGCACCAGCGGACTACCGGGCTGGTTCAGTCCATCGTTTTGGGAACCGCCCAGATAAGTTGAAGCTATTAATTGATCACCCTCTTTACTGATCCGCGACAAAACAATATCTGACCCAAAGGGATAAGGTATAACATTTGTCCCTAAAGGAATTCCCCCGTTAAACATAGTGCTGAGTGCAGATGTGGTGGTGGGAAAGTTAAAGGAACTGGTTGTGCCCAATACTATTAAATCCTGAGATTTTTCGTCCATCACCAGACTATGCGGTGTTTCATTGCCCGATCCGCCAATGTAACTGGCATACAATAACTGGCTACCGGTGGAATCATATTTGAGGATGGCGATGTCGTAATTACCACCATAGGTCGTTTGAAAAGCACCGGGCGTTGCCGGAAAAGTGCCTCCAAAATTAATATTGTTGGCAATGCCCGATGAATATAAGGTGCCACGCTCACCCGGTGTGGCGGTACTTCCCCAATTATCAGCCGTTGAACCAGAAAAGGTAGAGAAAATAAGCAACGGGTCAATCACCAATTCATAACAGGCATCATATCCTTCCGGAAAACGAAAGCTCAGTGTGTTATTGGTTAGAGTGTATTCACTTTTTACCTCACACTTCTCTCCGTTGATGACCTGGTACGTAAAGGGTTTCTTTTCGATCAGATAGCCAACTGAAGTACCCACGATAACATTTCCATGATCAAGGTAAAGTTGATCTGCGCCATTTATTTCAATTTGCACCTGCCCTGCATAGGCATCAGGCTTTACGATAAAATCATACTTGAGATTTTGATTGACAGAACTAATCCGAAGATCAATTCCAGTATATAAATCAGGATAAACAATTTCACCAAACGCACTCGCCCGCGAAGCCCATTGGGATGTATCATTGCCCAGAAAAAAATTATAATATTCCTTTGATGGCAGGGATGCTACCGGTGACTTTAAGGCAAGCGCACCAGAAAACCGTATTTGCACATGATGTCCATCCATCTTGTCGTCCATCTCCTCTGTTCCATCTGATTCATTTATATGATCGTGCAATCGTAAATGCGCTTCATTAGCTTTTTGCTGATCAAACAAATACAGGGAGAAATGACCCGGTGAAAGCATCAATCTTCCAGCCGGTGTACGTGCTGCAAAATCTATTGACTCAGGCCACTGACCTTTATTCTTGATAAATTTTAAAGCAGGTGTTTGTGCTGATCCGGCCAACGGAGCACTGAAAAGAAATGCTAGTACTAACCTGAAGTAAACCTGTTTCATCACTACCTAACAACTGGGCAAAATACTAAAACTTACAAGAAGCCTTCTCAAAAAAAATTGTCTTAGTTGGCAGCCTGAGCCTGTCGAAGGCTATTTTAGTGTTATCACGAGGTTTCGACAAGTTCAACCTGACAGGTTTAAAAATTTTGAGTTGACTTCTAATTGATTACCCCTCTTTTCGAAGCACCTGAAGTGGCGGAGTGGCGATCACTTCGCGCGAATTCCACCACCCGATGACCATGGTTAGCAATACTACCCCGCCCGTAATAGTAACCACTTCCAGCCCGTTAAAGGCAAAGGTTATTTTAAAGAAAAAGGTGGTTAACAGGTAGCCACCACCAAGGGAAAGCAACATGCCGGTAAGCGCTGAAAATAAACCCAGGTAGGCATATTCGATAAGTGTAATTTTTATGATCTGTTTAGTGCGTGCACCTATGGTTCGCAATAACACATTTTCCTTCATGCGAACATATTTACTATTGATGACCGCACCGGTTAATACCACCAATCCCGTAACGATACTGAACAGCGCAAGAAACCTGATTACCGCACCAAGTTTGTTAAACAAATCATTTACTGTACTCAGTATCAACCTCAAATCAATAAGTGACACATTGGGGTACTGCATAATGAGTTGCTGTTGAAAACGGTTGGCCGCCTGTTGGTCGTCAATGCGGGTTGCGGTAACATAAACCTGTGGAGCCTCTTCCAACACACCGGTTGGAAATACAAAAATAAAATTAGGCGGATCCTTTGGCCAGTTTACTTTACGTATACCACTGATAAAAACTTTAACCGGTATTCCCTGAACATCAAATACCAATGAATCACCCTCCCTAACACCCAGCTCTTCATGTAATCCCTCGGATATGGTAACCCACACCGAATCACGGCCAAGGGTTTTATGTTGAAGGTCACCTCTGATAAGTTCTTCAGAAAGATGCAGGCTGTCACGATACGTTACGCGATACTCACGTGTCAACGCCCAATTCGGAACCCGATCGGTGGTGTCTTGCTGAACTTCTTCCACGGTTTTATTCTTCAGTTCCTTTAAGCGACAGGTTACAATAGGCACAACCTGATTAACGGTAAGGTTATTCTCTTCCATCAATTTTACCACACCGTCTTTCTGTGATGGCTGAATGTCAAATAGTATGGTGTTGGATTGATTCTTTTGCCCGCTAAACTCGACCTGACCTAATAAACTCTTTTCTACAATATTTAAGGTGGTGATAATAAAAGCACCCAACCCGATGGCCACCATCAAAACCCGTGTTTGATTATTGGGGCGGTAAAGATTAGACAATGCATGTCGCCAGATAAAAGAAGAATTTGACGGAAAAAATCTACGGACGAGGTATAGCAACAGAATGGCCATTAGTGTCAACGCACCTAAAGCCACAGCAAGTCCTGCAAAAAATGAAAGCCCTATAAGAAGGTTGCGTGTCTGCAGCGCTGCGAACACTAAGGGGAATAAGGCGATGAGTATGATAATGAACAAACGAGCCTTTGAAAAAATTTTAGTGGGTTCAAAGTCTGCACGTAGAACGGCTAATGGTGGAACAAACCTCACCGCCATCAGCGGAAGCATAGAAAACAAAAGCGATACAACTGTACCCACCATAATCCCCTTCCAGAAGGATAGCCATGATACCGAGAAGGTGACTTCTACCGGAAGCAATCCCTTAAACGCAACCGGAATAATCTGTTGAATGGTTAACCCCAAAGACGCACCTATCAGACTACCGATAATGCCCAATAAAAAAATCTGAATGAAATAAATATTAAACGCTTGCCATCCGGACGATCCCACACAACGAAGCACGGCCACTTCATCGCGTTTTTCGCGCGCATAAATATGTACGGAACTGGCCACTCCAATGCAACCCAGAATAAGCGCTACAAAGGCCAGCAAGGAAAAGAAGCGGTATACCGATTGAAACGCCTCCCCTAACTCTTCCTTTCGCTCCTGAACAGTATCATAACCATGTCCATATTTTCGTACTTCTGTTTTAAGTGTGGTCACCAACAACTCCGTTTGTGCCTCACTCTCTGTTTTAAAGTAGTTTCTATAATTTATGCGACTGCCATACTGAACCAGCCCGGTTGAATCCAGTTGTGCCATGGCAATGTAAACCGAAGGTGTAAACGTGGATAAAATACCGCCACCCCCAGGAATCTTTGTAACCACTCCGGCTACTTCAAAATATGAGTTGCCAATACGGATCGAATCGCCTGAGCTGACTTCATACTGACTGGCCAGGGTTTCATCCAGCAAGGCAAAACCTTCATGCCGCATTTTTTGGTAAGCATCCGGTGGCAACGTTTCAATGCTTCCATAAAAAGGAAAATCACCTTCCAGTGATACCAGCCTGATCAGGCGTGATTGCCCGGAGTTTACAAACAATACCATCGAAGCCATGTCGGCTTCACGTGCTTGCGGAAATTTGGTGGAATCGAAGAGGGCGAGCAACTCAGGTTCAAATTTTTTATTTCCGTTAACAACCAGATCGGCACCCAGTAACTCCTTCGCATTACGGTCTATATCCTGTTGCAATGATTCATTCAGTGAATCCAATGAAACTACCGCGGCAATTCCGGTAATCAACGAAGCAGCAAATAGAAATAACCGTGAGAAATTTTGACGGGCATCGCGCCATGCCATCGTCCACACCCATCGGTCCTGAAAAATATTGCGGGTTTTACGCTTAAGCTTTATGATATACTCGATCATAAAGCAGCAACGATTTCTTCTTCCACCAATTTTCCACCCTTCATGCGCAAAATACGCTCGGTTTTTCGGGCCAGTTCCAGGTTATGCGTAACCAATACCAGTGTGGTGCCTTGTTCTTTATTCAGGGTAAACAGCAAATCGGTAATGTGATGTGAATTTTCTTCGTCCAGATTGCCGGTTGGTTCATCGGCAAAAAGAATCTTGGGGTCAGTGATAAAAGCGCGAGCCATGGCGACACGTTGCTGTTCCCCTCCTGATAGTTGAGATGGGTAATGGTGCATCCTGCCTTCAAGCCCGACCCGTGATAATAATTCTTTTGCCTTCGCAGAGACATTTTTCACACCACGCAATTCCAACGGCACCATTACATTTTCCAATGCTGTGAGTGTAGCCAGCAACTGGAAATTCTGAAAAACAAACCCTACATATTGATTTCGGATATAAGCCCGGTCGTCCTCACTCATGGCATTGAGTTTAAAACCCATTAGCGAAATAGATCCGCTGCTGGCCACATCCAGTCCGGCACATAACCCTAACAAAGTTGTTTTACCGCTACCGGATGGCCCGATTATCGCTAGTGTATTGCCCTGATGGACAGCAAAACTCACCTTATCCAATACGGTAAGCTGGGTAGCTCCTGAGGGGTACGATTTGGTTAATTCTTCTGCGAGGAGAACAAGCTGGGACATAGAATGATTTTCAGAGTACAGAATTCGATTGACGATGTTGCAAGATAAACTAACTTTAACCCTTTAACGTTTAACCCTTAAACTAATTCCATGGTCGGAAAGTTTAGCTGGATTATTGTATCTCTCCTATTTCTCCAAGGTTCAACTACGGTGAAAACCATTATGTTTTATGGCGACAGTCTTACGGCCGGATACGGCCTATCGACAGAAGAAGCTTTTCCTGCCCTGCTTGAAAAAAAGCTGAATACCCAATCGACCCGATGTAAGGTGATTAATGCCGGGTTGAGCGGTGAGACATCGGCTGGCGGATTATCCCGTATCGACTGGGTGTTACGTCAACCGGTTGACATTTTTGTGCTGGAATTAGGCGGCAATGATGGTTTGCGTGGTCTGCCGCTTGAACAAACCAAGGCCAACCTGCAGGCCATTATTGATAAAGTGAAAGCCAAAAACCCTGCTGTTAAAATTGTTGTGGCCGGTATGATGGTACCCCCTAATATGGGCAAAGATTACACCACTCAATTTAAAGACGTGTTCCCTGAACTGGCCAAAAAAAATAAAGCAACGCTAATCCCTTTTTTACTGGAAGGTGTAGGCGGAAATGAAAAACTTAATTTACCAGATGGTATTCACCCGAATGTAGAGGGGCATAAAATTATTGCAACTAACCTGGTGAACTTTATAGGCCCATTGCTATAATTCGCTACCTGGACTTTAGTGAATTTTTGTGTTTTCGAGTTTTATTGGCTTGGATAAATTTGCCACAAAAGCACTAAGGCACGAAATTCTCAAAAATAAGTTTGAGACATGCATTTGGCTACATAAAGCCTGCTATAGCTTCTTCTGGCATTCAAACAAGAAGTTGATCACATCCATGCTCACAGGGTCATCGTCTCGTCCAAATTCACGGTGCATGGACAGGCTGTTCTTCTTTGGGTAACCCTTCACCTGGATATTGATATCGGATTCTTTAAATTTCTTCGCCAGGTTTATGGCATCGTTTTCGGTTGGCGTTTTGCTGCCGGAGTATGCTACGAAAATGGGCGGCACCACCATACCCGGCCGGATGTGACTTACCGGTGACGCCTCCTCCCATTCTTTCTGGGTTAGACCGAACGTATCCAGGCACCAATCCTTTACTTTATTGTTGTTATCCGGAATAATCTTAGCGACATCAAACCCGAGGCCATCAATGGATACAACACCTTTAATCATGTCAAGCGAACCTTCGGCTTGTTTCATGTAATCTTCGTTCACCGTAATCATCACCGACATTTGTGCACCGGAAGCATAACCCATCAAA is part of the Cyclobacteriaceae bacterium genome and harbors:
- a CDS encoding FtsX-like permease family protein translates to MIEYIIKLKRKTRNIFQDRWVWTMAWRDARQNFSRLFLFAASLITGIAAVVSLDSLNESLQQDIDRNAKELLGADLVVNGNKKFEPELLALFDSTKFPQAREADMASMVLFVNSGQSRLIRLVSLEGDFPFYGSIETLPPDAYQKMRHEGFALLDETLASQYEVSSGDSIRIGNSYFEVAGVVTKIPGGGGILSTFTPSVYIAMAQLDSTGLVQYGSRINYRNYFKTESEAQTELLVTTLKTEVRKYGHGYDTVQERKEELGEAFQSVYRFFSLLAFVALILGCIGVASSVHIYAREKRDEVAVLRCVGSSGWQAFNIYFIQIFLLGIIGSLIGASLGLTIQQIIPVAFKGLLPVEVTFSVSWLSFWKGIMVGTVVSLLFSMLPLMAVRFVPPLAVLRADFEPTKIFSKARLFIIILIALFPLVFAALQTRNLLIGLSFFAGLAVALGALTLMAILLLYLVRRFFPSNSSFIWRHALSNLYRPNNQTRVLMVAIGLGAFIITTLNIVEKSLLGQVEFSGQKNQSNTILFDIQPSQKDGVVKLMEENNLTVNQVVPIVTCRLKELKNKTVEEVQQDTTDRVPNWALTREYRVTYRDSLHLSEELIRGDLQHKTLGRDSVWVTISEGLHEELGVREGDSLVFDVQGIPVKVFISGIRKVNWPKDPPNFIFVFPTGVLEEAPQVYVTATRIDDQQAANRFQQQLIMQYPNVSLIDLRLILSTVNDLFNKLGAVIRFLALFSIVTGLVVLTGAVINSKYVRMKENVLLRTIGARTKQIIKITLIEYAYLGLFSALTGMLLSLGGGYLLTTFFFKITFAFNGLEVVTITGGVVLLTMVIGWWNSREVIATPPLQVLRKEG
- a CDS encoding ABC transporter ATP-binding protein, which encodes MSQLVLLAEELTKSYPSGATQLTVLDKVSFAVHQGNTLAIIGPSGSGKTTLLGLCAGLDVASSGSISLMGFKLNAMSEDDRAYIRNQYVGFVFQNFQLLATLTALENVMVPLELRGVKNVSAKAKELLSRVGLEGRMHHYPSQLSGGEQQRVAMARAFITDPKILFADEPTGNLDEENSHHITDLLFTLNKEQGTTLVLVTHNLELARKTERILRMKGGKLVEEEIVAAL
- a CDS encoding arylesterase, whose protein sequence is MVGKFSWIIVSLLFLQGSTTVKTIMFYGDSLTAGYGLSTEEAFPALLEKKLNTQSTRCKVINAGLSGETSAGGLSRIDWVLRQPVDIFVLELGGNDGLRGLPLEQTKANLQAIIDKVKAKNPAVKIVVAGMMVPPNMGKDYTTQFKDVFPELAKKNKATLIPFLLEGVGGNEKLNLPDGIHPNVEGHKIIATNLVNFIGPLL
- a CDS encoding alpha/beta hydrolase — protein: MSLWGQRKGDTGPYFKVLDLQYAKLAKDPRLNALDIYMPKKGSKSPVIIWVHGGLWAFGDKSDVGVKPEYFTSKGYIFVSINHRLSPDVKHPGHMQDVANALVWVYNNIVHYSGDKDKIFLMGYASGAQMSVMITVNEDYMKQAEGSLDMIKGVVSIDGLGFDVAKIIPDNNNKVKDWCLDTFGLTQKEWEEASPVSHIRPGMVVPPIFVAYSGSKTPTENDAINLAKKFKESDINIQVKGYPKKNSLSMHREFGRDDDPVSMDVINFLFECQKKL